A stretch of Aerococcaceae bacterium zg-252 DNA encodes these proteins:
- a CDS encoding O-methyltransferase, giving the protein MLNEMMHRPVVMQELVEYMRKAQLPFDGMLGEIEAFANERGIPVIPHETAKFIDFFCATVEPKSILEIGTAIGFSASLMAQHLQADGHLTTIDRYALMYDRAKENFEKMGFSDKVTLIEGDAADVLPTLEGSYDLIFMDSAKAKYIEFYPECMRLLKMGGVLIIDDIFQGGTILEDESERPKRVRKIHRKLNELLDTVLQDKNHRSCLVPLGDGILMVRKESEWV; this is encoded by the coding sequence ATGTTAAATGAAATGATGCATCGACCAGTGGTGATGCAAGAATTAGTAGAATATATGAGAAAGGCACAATTGCCATTTGACGGTATGTTAGGTGAAATTGAAGCCTTTGCAAATGAACGTGGGATTCCAGTAATTCCTCATGAAACTGCAAAGTTTATTGATTTCTTTTGTGCGACGGTTGAACCGAAGTCAATTTTAGAAATTGGAACGGCGATTGGTTTTTCTGCCAGTTTAATGGCACAACATTTACAAGCAGACGGACACTTAACAACGATTGACCGTTATGCATTGATGTATGACCGAGCAAAAGAAAATTTTGAGAAAATGGGCTTTTCGGACAAAGTGACCTTGATTGAGGGAGATGCTGCTGATGTCTTACCGACATTAGAGGGGTCGTATGATTTGATTTTTATGGATAGTGCGAAAGCGAAATATATCGAGTTCTATCCTGAATGTATGCGTCTTTTGAAAATGGGTGGCGTATTGATTATTGACGATATTTTTCAAGGTGGCACTATTTTAGAAGATGAAAGTGAGCGACCAAAACGTGTGCGTAAAATTCATCGTAAGTTAAATGAATTACTCGATACCGTACTTCAAGATAAAAATCATCGTTCATGCTTAGTGCCATTAGGTGACGGAATTTTAATGGTGCGTAAAGAAAGTGAATGGGTATAA
- a CDS encoding metal ABC transporter permease, with protein sequence MEMFQYEFIQRAFLAGGAISLITPILGLLLILRRQSLLADTLAHISLAGVALGMILQVSPTYSTLVVVVIASIIIEYLRMVYRDFSEISVALMTATGMAVALVLVSLNTNAANFRIEQYLFGSIILITDQEVRLLMLLAVLMLVLYIVFRRPLYVLTFDEATAKTAGLPVKMMSIIFSVVTGIAISIMMPIVGSLLVSALIVIPSATAIKISNSFAKTIVIGIFINLVGIFLGLTMSYRFDTPPGASITLCFVIIFIIVSGISRLKTMIRK encoded by the coding sequence ATGGAGATGTTTCAGTATGAATTCATCCAAAGAGCATTCTTAGCCGGTGGTGCTATCTCGCTGATTACACCGATACTAGGGTTACTATTGATATTACGTCGTCAGTCGCTCTTGGCAGATACTTTAGCCCATATTTCCTTAGCTGGAGTGGCATTAGGTATGATATTACAAGTTAGTCCAACTTATTCTACATTAGTTGTAGTAGTGATTGCGTCGATTATTATTGAGTATTTGCGAATGGTGTATCGTGATTTTTCAGAAATTTCAGTGGCATTAATGACAGCAACAGGAATGGCAGTTGCTTTAGTTTTAGTGAGTTTGAATACGAATGCAGCGAATTTTCGGATTGAACAGTATTTATTTGGTTCAATTATTTTAATCACTGACCAAGAAGTGCGCTTGTTAATGTTATTAGCAGTCTTGATGTTAGTGCTATACATTGTGTTTAGACGGCCATTATACGTGTTGACTTTTGATGAGGCGACAGCTAAAACGGCTGGTTTACCGGTTAAAATGATGTCGATTATTTTCTCGGTAGTGACTGGTATAGCGATTAGTATTATGATGCCAATTGTAGGGAGTTTGTTGGTGTCTGCCTTAATCGTCATTCCGTCTGCAACGGCGATTAAAATATCGAATAGTTTCGCTAAAACAATTGTGATTGGAATATTCATCAATTTAGTGGGGATATTTTTAGGATTGACGATGTCATATCGTTTTGATACACCACCGGGTGCATCGATTACATTATGTTTTGTTATTATTTTTATCATCGTATCAGGAATTTCTCGCTTGAAAACGATGATACGGAAATAA
- a CDS encoding aminoacyl-tRNA deacylase, which yields MAKHTKTNVMRWLDTAGISYQEHEQLNGNSPNSSPIYKTLVTVGKSKAHYVFVIPIERSLDLKKAAKAVGEKSIEMIKEKELLPLTGYVHGGCSPIGMKKLFPTVFDLSAQSTERLIFSAGKVGLSVELDVHEFAEHFSLKFEDVATD from the coding sequence ATGGCGAAACATACGAAAACAAATGTGATGCGTTGGTTGGATACAGCTGGAATTTCGTATCAAGAGCATGAACAATTGAATGGAAATTCGCCGAATAGCAGCCCTATTTATAAGACGCTTGTGACCGTTGGTAAATCTAAGGCACATTATGTCTTTGTCATTCCGATTGAACGCTCATTGGATTTGAAAAAAGCTGCGAAAGCAGTAGGAGAAAAATCGATTGAGATGATAAAGGAAAAAGAATTATTGCCGTTAACTGGTTATGTTCATGGTGGATGTTCGCCGATTGGTATGAAAAAGCTATTTCCAACGGTATTTGATTTGTCGGCACAAAGTACCGAGCGTTTAATTTTTAGTGCCGGTAAGGTGGGATTGTCTGTTGAGTTAGATGTCCATGAATTTGCTGAGCATTTTTCATTAAAATTTGAAGATGTCGCAACAGATTGA
- a CDS encoding type II toxin-antitoxin system RelE/ParE family toxin, whose amino-acid sequence MEKYSILVSETFHRDLKNLIHYISHNFDAPFTASDLLDDIEYAVSNLRTMPHRYGLVNDNYLRHKKFRKCLVKHYIIFFKIHDESKTVTIHRILHAKQNWLDIL is encoded by the coding sequence ATGGAAAAATATAGCATCCTTGTTTCTGAAACTTTTCATCGAGATTTAAAAAATCTAATCCATTACATTTCTCATAATTTTGATGCACCATTCACTGCATCAGATTTACTCGATGATATTGAATATGCTGTTTCCAATCTTCGTACTATGCCTCATCGCTATGGACTCGTTAACGATAACTATCTTAGACATAAAAAATTTAGAAAATGTCTAGTTAAGCATTATATTATATTTTTTAAAATACACGATGAAAGTAAGACTGTCACAATTCATCGAATACTTCATGCCAAACAAAATTGGCTTGATATATTATAA
- a CDS encoding metal ABC transporter ATP-binding protein: MRLLTVKDLSFYYDREKVLNNVNFHVDAGEFIILTGENGAAKSTLIKNILGLLKPATGTIEMAKTNALGEKLSVGYVPQNVTAFNAGFPSTVKRLVESGRYSKKRWFKALDDHDKEHVNRALSAVGMAHLMDKKIGELSGGQKQRINIARVFATDPDFFVLDEPTTGMDIASRRSFYDLLKHSCEYHGKAILMVTHADMEIEGYYHREIRLVREEGSPWRCFSMNSSKEHS; the protein is encoded by the coding sequence ATGCGATTATTAACAGTAAAGGATTTATCCTTTTACTATGACCGAGAAAAAGTACTGAATAATGTTAATTTTCATGTAGATGCTGGTGAATTTATTATTTTAACCGGTGAAAATGGTGCAGCCAAATCCACCTTAATTAAGAATATTTTAGGGCTATTAAAGCCAGCTACTGGAACGATTGAAATGGCAAAAACTAATGCTTTAGGAGAAAAATTATCGGTTGGATATGTGCCGCAAAATGTCACAGCTTTTAATGCTGGATTTCCATCAACTGTAAAGAGATTAGTCGAATCAGGGCGATACAGTAAAAAACGGTGGTTTAAAGCTCTAGACGATCATGATAAAGAACATGTGAATCGAGCATTGAGTGCAGTGGGCATGGCACATTTAATGGATAAAAAAATAGGTGAATTGTCTGGTGGGCAAAAGCAACGTATTAATATTGCACGAGTGTTTGCGACAGACCCTGATTTTTTTGTGTTAGATGAACCGACGACAGGAATGGATATTGCCTCAAGACGTTCGTTTTATGATTTATTGAAACATAGTTGTGAATATCATGGTAAAGCAATCTTAATGGTAACACATGCAGATATGGAGATTGAGGGCTATTATCATCGTGAAATCCGTTTAGTGAGAGAGGAGGGGTCACCATGGAGATGTTTCAGTATGAATTCATCCAAAGAGCATTCTTAG
- a CDS encoding ABC transporter ATP-binding protein, with the protein MKNVKKLWKWLSPYKLRFLWIVLLAATMSIAQVLAALTVADILNAVIKLNQAAFFKATLLALTFFGVTIIVDYLHSVNVSIVSEAVVADIRLASLKAIEQSEFRAFHKEKSENYAASMVTELDIISSRSLSSFFKIIANVCNLVSSIIGLTYLHVSLVIMAFVLAALMFTIPTLFQKRMQEMAQKVADSNSNLLVKMGHWLGGYSILNDYNAKNMLQTQLIKPIDDVKQVKIADGKLTAGVSVVSGVLSLSAQMGMIALTGFLAVNQLVSAGTIISTGNLAGMIFSPLHVLMVYISQFQSGFGTLDKVENIISALEETPTGKAIQLASEQTVSVQSRNLSVTFDDGRMVQLPNLSLEGKRHYAIVGPSGIGKSVFLGLLSKSISDYEGTLHLNGQEIKELTERSVKDLMAYVPQSTYIFNLSAKENILLGNTNVSQAHYQEVIARSGLESVFAAWPDGDATLIGDAHHNISGGQAQRIGIARALLSDKPIMLLDEVTANLDQATAYDIEKTIHAFDDRLTISVTHHLGENNRAFYDEVIDFS; encoded by the coding sequence ATGAAAAATGTCAAAAAATTATGGAAATGGCTATCACCTTATAAATTAAGATTTCTATGGATAGTATTACTTGCAGCAACGATGTCCATTGCTCAAGTATTAGCTGCTTTGACGGTTGCTGATATTTTAAATGCCGTAATTAAATTGAATCAAGCAGCTTTTTTTAAAGCAACATTATTGGCATTGACATTCTTTGGGGTAACGATTATTGTTGATTATTTACATAGTGTAAATGTTTCGATTGTAAGTGAGGCAGTAGTCGCAGATATTCGTCTTGCGAGTTTAAAGGCGATTGAACAATCGGAGTTTCGTGCGTTTCATAAAGAAAAATCTGAAAATTACGCTGCGAGTATGGTAACGGAACTGGATATTATTTCATCACGCAGTTTGTCTTCCTTTTTTAAAATTATTGCAAATGTTTGTAATTTGGTATCGAGCATTATTGGGTTGACCTATTTGCATGTATCGCTAGTGATAATGGCGTTTGTTTTAGCTGCTTTGATGTTTACAATTCCGACTTTATTCCAAAAACGTATGCAAGAAATGGCACAGAAAGTCGCTGATAGTAATAGTAATTTACTCGTTAAAATGGGGCACTGGTTAGGCGGCTATTCAATCTTAAATGATTATAATGCAAAAAATATGTTGCAAACACAATTAATAAAGCCAATTGATGATGTAAAACAGGTCAAAATTGCAGACGGTAAGTTGACGGCTGGTGTATCAGTTGTGTCAGGAGTGCTTTCTTTAAGTGCTCAAATGGGTATGATTGCCTTAACTGGATTTTTAGCTGTGAATCAGTTGGTATCGGCAGGGACGATTATAAGTACGGGTAATTTGGCTGGAATGATTTTTAGTCCATTGCATGTATTAATGGTTTACATTAGTCAGTTTCAATCTGGGTTTGGTACATTGGATAAAGTGGAGAACATCATTTCAGCACTGGAAGAGACGCCAACAGGTAAGGCAATTCAATTGGCAAGTGAACAGACTGTGTCAGTGCAATCAAGGAATTTGTCGGTTACATTTGATGACGGTAGAATGGTACAATTACCTAATCTTTCTTTAGAGGGGAAACGTCACTATGCGATTGTAGGGCCGTCTGGTATTGGGAAGTCTGTGTTTTTAGGGCTACTATCTAAAAGTATCAGCGATTATGAGGGAACTCTGCACTTAAATGGACAAGAAATAAAAGAGTTAACGGAACGCTCGGTCAAAGATTTAATGGCATATGTGCCACAGAGTACCTATATTTTTAATCTTTCGGCAAAAGAGAATATTTTGTTGGGTAATACCAATGTTTCCCAAGCACATTATCAAGAAGTCATTGCTCGTTCCGGATTAGAAAGTGTCTTTGCGGCATGGCCGGACGGTGATGCTACATTAATCGGAGATGCACATCACAATATTTCCGGTGGTCAAGCACAACGGATTGGAATTGCACGTGCGTTGTTGAGTGATAAGCCAATCATGCTGCTCGATGAAGTGACGGCGAATTTAGACCAAGCAACAGCGTATGATATTGAAAAAACAATTCATGCTTTTGATGACCGTTTAACAATTAGTGTGACCCATCATTTAGGTGAAAATAATCGAGCATTTTATGATGAAGTGATTGATTTTAGTTAA
- a CDS encoding type II toxin-antitoxin system Phd/YefM family antitoxin, with amino-acid sequence MPHIKSSTDLRNNYNEISSFCNETSEPIFITKNGRGDLVVMSIDLFNKFMGQYELYQLLEQSEADFSNGRTLTFEASMETLRKELKNGKI; translated from the coding sequence ATGCCACATATTAAATCAAGTACAGATTTACGAAACAATTATAATGAAATCTCTTCATTTTGTAATGAAACTAGCGAACCTATTTTTATTACTAAAAATGGTCGCGGTGACCTAGTTGTCATGAGCATTGATTTATTCAACAAATTCATGGGACAATACGAATTATATCAACTTCTAGAACAAAGCGAAGCTGATTTTTCAAACGGTCGTACTCTAACTTTTGAAGCTTCAATGGAAACCTTGAGGAAAGAATTAAAAAATGGAAAAATATAG
- the rho gene encoding transcription termination factor Rho — translation MSDAFSLETLLNSEVKQLYAYARELEIPNYSQLSKKELALAVMRTQEEKQGFYYVEGVLDIIPSEGYGFLRPINFSPSHEDIYISSSQIRRFELRNGDKVAGPARPPKASERYSGLMQVSSVNGKDPEEAKNRDHFPSLTAIYPDRQIQLEYDAKKTANRMIDLIAPIGFGQRGIIVSPPKAGKTTVLKELANGIKANYPDTELIVLLIDERPEEVTDIERSVDGEVVYSTFDQRPENHVRITELVLERAMRLVEDGRDVIILMDSMTRLARAYNLVVKPSGRTLSGGVDPAAFYLPKRFFGAARNVENGGSLTILATALVDTGSRMDDVIYEEFKGTGNMELHLSRQWAERRLFPAVDILRSGTRKEELLMPKEKLEQIWRLRNLMGEDVYSYTQQVIELLGRTDTNEAAFVQLEAFLEAVSPTKKMTKRTTRKSV, via the coding sequence ATGTCAGATGCATTCTCACTAGAAACATTATTAAACAGTGAAGTAAAACAATTATATGCTTACGCAAGAGAATTAGAAATTCCAAATTATAGTCAATTGAGTAAAAAGGAATTAGCCTTAGCCGTCATGCGTACGCAAGAGGAAAAACAAGGTTTCTATTATGTTGAAGGTGTATTGGATATTATTCCGAGTGAGGGGTATGGCTTTTTAAGACCGATTAACTTCTCGCCAAGTCATGAAGATATTTATATTTCAAGTTCTCAAATACGGCGCTTTGAATTAAGAAATGGAGATAAAGTAGCTGGGCCTGCTCGTCCACCGAAAGCGAGCGAGCGATACTCTGGCTTGATGCAAGTGAGTTCGGTTAATGGTAAAGACCCTGAAGAAGCTAAAAATCGTGACCATTTCCCAAGTTTGACAGCCATTTATCCAGACCGGCAAATACAATTGGAGTATGATGCGAAAAAGACTGCTAATCGTATGATTGATTTAATTGCACCTATTGGCTTTGGACAACGTGGGATTATTGTTTCACCCCCTAAAGCTGGTAAAACAACAGTATTAAAAGAACTAGCGAATGGGATTAAAGCGAATTACCCAGATACTGAATTAATTGTATTATTAATTGACGAACGTCCGGAAGAAGTAACCGATATTGAACGTAGTGTGGACGGCGAAGTGGTGTATTCAACCTTTGACCAACGGCCAGAAAATCATGTGCGTATCACAGAATTAGTATTGGAACGTGCGATGCGATTAGTTGAAGACGGTCGAGATGTCATTATCTTAATGGATAGTATGACACGTTTGGCTCGTGCATATAACTTAGTAGTTAAGCCGAGTGGGCGTACATTAAGTGGGGGGGTTGACCCAGCTGCTTTCTACTTGCCTAAGCGTTTCTTTGGTGCAGCACGGAATGTTGAAAATGGTGGCTCGTTGACGATTTTAGCGACTGCCTTAGTTGATACAGGGAGCCGTATGGACGATGTTATCTATGAAGAATTCAAAGGGACAGGTAATATGGAACTGCATTTATCACGTCAATGGGCAGAACGTCGTTTGTTCCCAGCTGTAGATATCTTACGTTCCGGCACACGAAAAGAAGAGTTGTTAATGCCGAAAGAAAAATTGGAACAAATTTGGCGTCTGCGTAATTTAATGGGTGAAGATGTATATAGTTACACACAACAGGTGATTGAACTATTGGGTCGTACGGATACTAATGAGGCAGCTTTTGTTCAGCTTGAAGCCTTTTTAGAAGCTGTCTCACCGACGAAAAAAATGACGAAACGCACGACAAGAAAGAGTGTGTAG
- a CDS encoding UDP-N-acetylglucosamine 1-carboxyvinyltransferase translates to MKKLVIRGGKPLKGEITINGAKNSVVALIPAAIMANSEVVLEGVPDIQDVHSLIEILADFNVKTHFENNVLRIDPSEIISIPMPTGKIQSLRASYYFMGATLTRFGEGVIGLPGGCFLGPRPIDQHIKAFRSLGAEINDDYGVVTLTTPNGLEGAHIYMDVVSVGATINAILASVRAKGRTIIENAAREPEIIDVVTLLNKMGAKIRGAGTSEIRIDGVEELHGVTHTIIPDRIEAGTYISAAVAMGQGVRINNVIYEHLDSFISKLVEMGVKMEIMEDSIYVHPVEQLKMVSIKTLPYPGFATDLQQPVTPVLVMAHGHGTIIDTIYPQRVKHIPELNRMGANIRVDGDMIRMEGPSKLMGAQVKASDLRAGACLVIAGLMAEGETVITGVDNILRGYTDIVGKLQAVGADIEMIEE, encoded by the coding sequence ATGAAAAAATTAGTGATTCGTGGAGGTAAACCTTTAAAGGGAGAAATCACAATCAATGGAGCAAAAAATAGTGTCGTTGCCTTGATTCCAGCTGCGATTATGGCAAATTCTGAAGTGGTATTAGAAGGTGTGCCGGATATTCAAGATGTCCATTCATTAATTGAAATTTTGGCAGATTTTAATGTCAAAACACATTTTGAAAACAATGTATTAAGAATTGACCCAAGTGAAATTATTTCGATTCCAATGCCAACAGGTAAAATCCAAAGTTTACGTGCGTCTTATTACTTTATGGGGGCGACGTTGACTCGTTTTGGTGAGGGTGTGATTGGTTTGCCAGGTGGTTGTTTCTTAGGGCCACGTCCAATCGACCAACATATTAAAGCATTTCGTTCATTAGGTGCAGAAATAAACGATGATTACGGTGTGGTAACATTGACGACACCGAATGGGTTAGAGGGTGCTCATATTTATATGGACGTTGTATCAGTAGGAGCGACTATCAATGCCATTTTAGCATCTGTTCGTGCTAAAGGACGTACGATTATTGAAAATGCAGCTCGTGAGCCAGAAATTATTGATGTAGTTACTTTACTCAATAAAATGGGTGCTAAAATTCGTGGAGCTGGTACGAGCGAAATTCGTATTGACGGGGTAGAAGAATTGCATGGTGTGACACATACTATTATTCCTGACCGTATTGAAGCAGGAACATACATTTCAGCTGCCGTTGCTATGGGTCAAGGTGTACGAATTAATAATGTTATTTACGAGCATTTAGATAGTTTTATTTCAAAATTAGTTGAAATGGGCGTTAAAATGGAAATTATGGAGGACAGTATTTATGTTCATCCAGTGGAACAATTAAAAATGGTCAGCATTAAAACATTACCATATCCAGGTTTTGCGACTGATTTGCAACAACCAGTGACACCAGTATTGGTAATGGCACATGGACATGGCACGATTATTGATACGATTTATCCACAACGAGTGAAACATATACCAGAATTGAATCGCATGGGTGCTAATATTCGTGTGGACGGTGATATGATTCGCATGGAGGGTCCAAGTAAATTAATGGGTGCTCAAGTGAAAGCGAGTGATTTACGAGCTGGAGCTTGTTTGGTCATCGCTGGGTTAATGGCTGAGGGTGAAACGGTTATTACAGGTGTTGATAACATCTTGCGTGGCTATACGGATATTGTTGGTAAATTACAAGCCGTAGGTGCAGATATTGAAATGATTGAAGAATAA
- a CDS encoding HAD family phosphatase, with product MIKLIAIDLDGTFLTDTKEVLAENVKAVHRVAEQGVKVVICTGRTLPGVRRFIEAIGLDQDEDYTILQNGAATYRLPDYSLVSATYQSVSNRKALIDFFFETRCSEIQLVAFDQDHLFLIEDKTPIDIVAKDAATLKTDVTSISIDEFLKIDNIFKMMVLGPKEKLDEWSKGLSAELHEAFSVVRSQPVIIEFLSPNTNKATALMQLCQTLGIEATDVMAIGDEQNDIEMLKWAHHSVAMGNATDEIKVLTRYITSSNNEAGVAAILNQIV from the coding sequence ATGATAAAACTAATAGCAATCGATTTAGACGGCACTTTTTTAACAGATACGAAAGAAGTGCTCGCTGAAAATGTTAAAGCAGTGCACCGTGTGGCTGAACAAGGTGTCAAAGTCGTGATTTGTACGGGACGAACTTTACCTGGTGTGCGTCGTTTTATCGAAGCGATTGGGTTGGACCAAGACGAAGATTATACCATTTTGCAAAATGGTGCTGCGACTTATCGTTTGCCGGATTACTCCCTTGTATCAGCAACTTATCAGTCTGTATCGAATCGTAAAGCATTGATTGATTTCTTTTTTGAAACAAGATGTTCTGAGATACAATTAGTTGCTTTTGACCAAGACCATTTATTCTTAATTGAAGATAAGACGCCGATTGATATTGTTGCAAAAGATGCTGCCACTTTAAAAACAGATGTGACAAGTATCTCTATTGATGAATTTTTAAAGATTGATAATATTTTCAAAATGATGGTTCTAGGACCAAAAGAGAAATTAGATGAGTGGTCAAAAGGTTTATCAGCAGAGTTGCATGAGGCATTTAGTGTGGTTCGCAGTCAACCGGTGATTATTGAATTTTTATCACCGAACACAAATAAGGCGACTGCCTTAATGCAATTATGTCAAACATTAGGAATTGAAGCGACAGATGTTATGGCTATTGGTGATGAGCAAAACGATATTGAGATGTTAAAATGGGCACATCATTCAGTGGCAATGGGCAATGCTACCGACGAAATTAAGGTACTAACACGCTATATTACGAGTTCAAATAATGAAGCTGGTGTGGCTGCTATTTTGAATCAAATCGTTTGA
- a CDS encoding sugar transferase, which yields MNNRYEWNTLLKLGAVAIGSIVTLMSMYLSFVVTFSGTIPSKEFVGLHQSWPWIILGFIVINLLFGTYIFYNKSKTDILYFTLLSQIVLSVYVMALSYVANWETISRSVVLWNVAIGTVVMFCYNTAVYWLYHRLRGQKKILVVGQPDRVLEAVHNFECMGNKRHTVTHVILNNYYHNVKKWSKAVDIVYLTGYIEESERLKIYEFLMKQNKKLFISTEFENLMMVNPNIMSFEDESIIEVSPFKISAEDALIKRLVDIMVALVLIVITLPIMLVTMVAIKLDSPGPIFYKQERVTIGHRTFNILKFRSMSATAEKDTGPVLAASNDSRVTRVGKVIRSLRIDELPQLFNVLLGDMSLVGPRPERPFFVSQFQEQNPYYALRHHVRAGITGYAQVYGKYSTDFNNKLNFDLLYIKNYSLAFDLKLLFQTVKILFDKVSSRGVEETVLEEAKWQDYRDKMLIIE from the coding sequence GTGAATAATCGATATGAATGGAATACACTATTAAAACTGGGGGCAGTTGCCATTGGGTCTATTGTGACTTTAATGAGTATGTACCTATCGTTTGTAGTGACTTTTTCTGGAACGATTCCGAGTAAGGAATTTGTCGGATTGCATCAAAGTTGGCCATGGATTATTTTGGGCTTTATCGTCATCAATTTATTGTTTGGAACTTATATATTTTATAATAAATCGAAAACAGATATTTTATATTTTACACTTTTAAGTCAAATTGTCTTATCCGTCTATGTAATGGCATTGTCCTATGTTGCGAATTGGGAAACTATTTCACGTTCAGTTGTGTTATGGAATGTCGCAATTGGAACTGTCGTGATGTTCTGTTATAATACTGCGGTTTATTGGCTGTATCATCGTTTACGAGGGCAAAAGAAAATATTAGTCGTTGGCCAGCCGGATAGAGTATTAGAGGCAGTGCATAATTTTGAGTGTATGGGCAATAAGCGTCATACGGTAACTCATGTTATTTTAAATAATTATTATCATAATGTTAAAAAATGGTCGAAAGCTGTCGATATTGTCTACTTAACAGGATACATTGAAGAAAGTGAACGGCTTAAAATTTACGAGTTTTTAATGAAACAAAATAAAAAGTTGTTTATTAGTACGGAATTTGAAAACTTAATGATGGTGAATCCTAATATTATGAGTTTTGAAGATGAAAGTATTATTGAAGTTTCACCATTTAAAATTTCTGCTGAAGATGCTTTGATTAAACGTTTAGTTGATATTATGGTGGCACTTGTTTTAATCGTGATTACGTTACCGATTATGTTAGTAACGATGGTTGCGATAAAATTAGATTCACCTGGACCTATCTTTTATAAACAAGAACGAGTGACTATAGGACATCGGACGTTTAATATTTTAAAATTCCGTTCAATGAGTGCGACGGCTGAAAAAGATACAGGGCCAGTGTTAGCAGCATCAAATGATAGTCGTGTAACACGTGTAGGTAAGGTGATTCGTAGTTTACGAATTGATGAATTGCCACAATTGTTCAATGTGTTATTGGGCGATATGTCATTAGTTGGACCAAGGCCTGAAAGACCATTCTTTGTCAGTCAATTCCAAGAACAGAATCCATACTATGCCTTACGACACCATGTGCGTGCCGGTATTACAGGATATGCACAAGTCTACGGTAAGTACAGTACCGACTTTAATAATAAGCTGAATTTTGATTTGTTGTATATTAAAAACTATTCATTAGCCTTTGATTTAAAATTACTTTTTCAAACAGTGAAAATATTGTTCGACAAAGTGAGTTCAAGAGGTGTAGAAGAAACAGTTCTAGAAGAAGCTAAATGGCAGGATTATCGTGATAAAATGTTAATTATTGAATAA